Part of the Lotus japonicus ecotype B-129 chromosome 6, LjGifu_v1.2 genome, TCGAGGGTTTCCCTATAGCACTTGGAGTGATCACTATTAGATTGATTTAGGATTATCTAGGATTTCCCTATAGAACATAGAGTCATCGCTTTATACCGATCAAGGTCTTAAtctaggttttttatttttcttgatcGTACTATATCGATAGAGGTCTTAGTTGTCCTATAGCACTTATAGGCATTGTTATATATCGATTAAGGTCTAAGTCAAGATTGCTCTATAAAACATAGATTCATTGCTTTATATCTATTAAGGTATAAGTTAAGATTGCCCTAAAGAACACAAAGTCATCGCTTTATATCGATTAATGTCTTAATCGAGGGTTGAAATTTTCTTAATGGTACTATATCTACGGAGGTTTTAGTTGCCATGTATTATTAAAGTAGCTCATTCTAAACAATATATAATAATGCAAAAGTTGTCATCGTAATATAGTGTAGCCCAGTGGTATTTGAAGTAACTGGTGAGTTTGATGTTCTGTGTTCGAATCCTGATCGAAGtaaggtttttatttttctaatccTCATTTTAACCAAAATCAAAGTATtgttaaatacaaaaaaaaagaaaccctACGAGGTTCGAACTCAGGTCACAACACAGATAAAGGAAGGTACTTACCAACAAGCCATCGAAGTTTAATTGATTTGATATCCACTAGTTTATTAAATATACTATTCTTCACCTTCACTCATCCATAACCCACAAATCCACAATCCTCCTGATCTTGAACATCCTCATTCATCAGAAGGTAAAACAACAGGCCTTTCTCCGTCGCATCTTCTCGTCCCAGATCCATCGCCGCCGCTCCCACCACTTCGTCTTCGTCGCCATCGTCAAACGAAAGGCCTTGCTCCGTCGTCGTACCTGTTTGCTTGAGCCTAGCCGCCGCACCTCCTCGCCCCAGCACCCGCGCCGTCACTGCAGTGGCTGCTATGGGTGGTGAAACCCTAGCAGAACGCCAGAACCCAACCCAGATATTTCAATCGAAATCAGAACTCAAAAAACAAGCTATCAACAATTaacaatcaaaattatatgttaAAGAGAGACCAATGGTGCCCATTTCTGCCTCTGTTCCAGAAAACCTTCGATCTGCGGCGGAGCTTGTCTTAGAGGGTTTCTGGGAACTCTTTCTTCGTCCTGGAGGATTATCGAGCATCCTTGAGGTGTTTTGTGGTCGGGTTTGAGAGCAAACCCATACGGGGGTCGTTGGGTGGGCTCCGCCGGAAAACAGAGGAGGAGATAACGGTGGTGGCTCGGTTCTGGGTAAGGAAGGAGAGGAATCAGTGGTGGTGAAGTGATGATGGCTGGCTTGGCTGCATTCATGGTGATGAGAGAAAGcatgaaggaaaaacctgaaggaATAAAGggaaatttttaaaattcaaaagaacaaattaaaatattattagttGGGGGATAAAGTGAAATTTTTAAGAAGTAAAAGGACCAAAATGTGAAATACAAGACTTACTAAGCTACCAGATGACATGGCAACCTATTACACTTGGCATATTTTAATTGGCAGGAAAAGGGGGGCATGACTGCTGTTTAAAACAGGAACAGCATATTTAAGCTTGCCTATTAATTAATGAGATTGTTGGAAAAAGAGTGTTGTTAGGTCGGAAGAACATTAGTACCATAATGAGAACACTAATCAATTTTGAGAGTTAGTTTGGTTACAGACTTACAGGTCACTTTCCATGACAGCTAGTGTGAGAAATTAGCTCTTAATTTAAAAACAATATCTAGAAGATGGATTACGTTGAAGTTTGAACGCAGTCATAGATAATAGTAACACAAGAACCTCATTCTTAAATTATTGCACACACAATAATCAATTTTCCTATAGCTGAGAGCGATAATATCATTTAATTAAGAGCGGCCAAATTAGAAACACGGTTGTCCTAAGCAAACTCCTAGCTAGCATCTTTGACTTATGAATCTATAAATCACTGCACGCACGAGTGACCAAGAAACTTAAAGCAACAGCAATAAAGTTAAGATCAGAGTTCCAAACTGATACTATCTGCAACTGCAATTGGTTGTCTTTTGTGATCTGTCTGATcagaattttgatttttgatacATTCACAAAGTTCACTTTCTGATCTTGTgtctcattttcactcatttttcttttgatcTCTCTGTATTTTCTATcatatcacatatcatatcactcatttatctatcttttcttcatatttggTGTAATTGAATTGTGAACACAACTTTTTCCCGAGGAACTTGTGTTAAGATGATGAACTACTCGGAATTACAAGCTACAAGAGCAGGGTGGTGCAAGGAGCATCGAAATGTTCATAAACAAGTACCAGGTGTTTGCTCCTTTTGCTTAAGTGACAAGCTATCTCAGCTCTACACCACGAATTCCCCTATTGAACCTATTATCTGCTACTCTCCTTCTCCTATTTCGTCGCCTGATTCGCCTTCAACGAGGAATCATGCCTCGTCGAATAACCACGATGTATCTTCGGCGGTTCATCGAAAACGCTTCCGCCGGAACGGTTCGCACGCGATGGGTTCCGGCCCTTCATGCATTCTGGGGTTTAACAACTTGAAGAAGAGCAAGTCGCTTGCCTTTGCTACGAGAAACAGCAGGGGAAGGAGCAAGAGCGATGGTTTCTGGTCCAAGGTTCTCAGACTGAAGAGAAAAGACACAGGAGTATCTGTTGTGAATTCCAGGGTGGCTTATTGATAATTAATGAttcttgtgtcacatatgtgtATGTATGTCATATAATTGAGTGATGTTTCTGTTGTTGCTCAATTCAGGAATTTCAGTGTTTTGTTGAATTAGAAAAAGTATTTTAAGAAAGAATTGCATTTATActgtgtaattaaattaattttgtaaTAAAATTCATTATTTAGATATGAAGTgtgtagaattttttttttaaattgaggGATTCCATTCTTCCTAGCTGTGGATGTTTTAAGCCTGCTAGATCTGGTGAGCACCCAAAACCACAACCTTCTTGTCACCATGGAGTCTTATTGTGTCAGGCTGATTTTAGTTTGAATCGGCAGCAATTCTCTTCTCAAGCACCATGGGGAGGGAAGTAAGGTAGGATGAAATTATCCCACCAATGAAATGGTTCTAGGGAAAAAAAATAACAGAAGAATTTAAGTAACAATAAATTTGGTGAGCTCAATTTTCATCATGGTTTTATTACTGAAAGAATGGTTGGACTCACTTCTTAAAGGTAAGATATAtaccatattttttatttatggcttatttttgtgtgtgtttgtaTCCTACAATACATAAGATGATACGATTCACAAGTCAAAATAAATCTTCCGATTCATGATATTACACAAGATTCAATGAACAAGGAGTAAATTCGCTAGAAAAACATTAAAGACATTCCGCAAAACAATGCAATGCAATCCAAGTCACTCGTCAGtggaaaaaattatgaatttaaGCCAGGCAAAACATCGGTAATGCTGTACTGGcacaattttaaatatatactGTCTAACTATCGGCTAGTTTTTGTGTGATTGATTTCTAAAGTGAAGTTTGTGTAGCAGACAATTCCATCTTCAGGCTGCATTGGGGccttatgtatatttttttctctaagCACAGCATTCAAAAATTTACCATTTCTATACATGATATTATGGACCTGCATTCCCAATCCTATTGCACTTTACACTTCTAAGCTCTTGCCAAACGATGGAAGTCATCTAGAGGGACCTTAAATACTGTATTGGCTTCCCTCTTAGTCCTCTTCATTGTAAGTATTTTGGTCCAAAGAAGTCCCTTTGAGTCTTTGAAATATCTCATCAAGGGACTCAGATGACGACACACAAGACACATTACTTTCCTGTATTTGCCGTATTGGTAAAAACTTCTTGGCTCCTATGTTGGCCTTGAAACTCTGAAATCCTGTCTTCATATTTAGCCACGTCGAAGCCAAACCTGAAGAAGGCGCTCCACCGGAATTACTGCCTTTATCAAGGACGGAATTGGCAGAGGCTACATTTTTCTCTTCTGCCTTCCGTTTAGATGCTGGACCTCCCTGCTCTCTAATGGCAGCATATTTGTTACTGATGGCTTCCCTGCTCGAACCATATCTGCTTGTCTCTTCCCTCGAACTTTTAGACAGTCCATTGGTTTCTTCGGTAATTACATCGGAATTTGTCTTCATTTCGACATGTCTCTCCTGAATGTTTAAGGTGTAAAATGATTATACTGTAGTAGTAACAAATGTCATATGTTGAATCTGTCAAAACTATGAGATGAGAGGCTAAATGGGAGGTGAGACAAGATTGCTTCCACCTTTTTGAAGTTATGTCTACATACCATTAAATTGTTTGCCGATTCAATATCAACACCATTAAAATTCCTTGCCAGGGGAACAACTTGTTCCCCTACTTTGTGTCCTTGTTCAAGCCAAGACCGCTCTACAAATAATGcaaaatcaatcaatcaaaaGTATGGCAAAGTCAGTATCACAAATTTAGATAAGATTTTTTCAGTGAGTAACTTGAACTAAAGTTGTAACAACGGAAAATTTGTTTCAATTTGTTTCAGACCTCTTTGTAAAATAATTACTCCTGATGGATCAAGACCATccatatcatcatcttcagttttgaaaatataTCTCTTCCAGCTTCCCAGAAAATCAAATACTCTGTCAAAGAAGTTGCTTGCAACCAAAAGGGTGTATGTAACCATAATAAGTGGATAGATTTTGTTAAATTTATCCCCAAAGAAAGGGACAGCATTGTCAATGTTCCCCATTCTCTGCAGTAATAGCCAAATCACGCACCAAATTATAATAAGAAAATATTACTAAGGAGATGGAGCCAAAGTGTTCTGAGGCTAAAGTTCAGATAATTTAACAGTTACAAGCTGAGAAGAAAAATTATCATAAAAGAATATACGAAAGGCATGTGAAAATAAGTACAAGTAAACAAAATAATAGACTAGTCTTATAAccaatgaaaaagaaatttctAGGATTATTAggaattaatttaatataagtGCCAAAGTAATAAGCAAGAAGATCTATCACAGTAAGCAATATATGGAAATGGAACTCCACCCAGTGCCCCACAATATTgtcaaaaaaacattttaaagaGAATCAACAATCAAATAGATTTGTTAGATAAGAGTACCTTTTCAAATATAGTCGTTTTATTAGAACCAAGTCGAATGAGATTAAGAAAGTTGTATGAAACTGGGGGGGCATATCGAGCAACCATCCTGGGATCAAGAATAAAATATAACAGGTATTCATTTGAGAGCATAGGCAATTCAAGAAGCAAAAATAAAGTAGTCATAATTGCAGCAGCAGTAGTAAATGAGTAAAAACTTACGAGCATATCATAAGCAAGTTAACTGAGCTAGTCTGTCTGGGTGTCAGTGAGTAAAACATCAACATTCCAATTTTGAACAAGGAATAGTATGTGCACATGCACATATACATGAGAGGAACAAAAGCAAACACCTGGGCAAAAAATTGAAGGTAAGTGATTTATACAACCTTTATAAAAAAAGATAGTATATGTGAAGAAGCATATTACAGAAGCAAAGACACAACATCAGATTCCATAAGCAATTTGTTTGCATTTGGTTCAGCCTTAAGCCAAAAGGAATGgaagtttattttcataaaaaaaaaaagagaaaaagactGCCTGTATCTAATGAAAAAGTCATATCTCATTGATCGATATACAAACAGAAGCCCATCTTACTCTTCGCAAAGAAGTTTGTATGAGATAGCAATTTTCATCGACATATTATAGATTTCCAGAACTTCCAGAATGAAATCTTCATCAAGAACATCTAAAATCAATTTTCTTTTAAGTGTTGTAGATTCACAAAAAATTCAGAATGAAATCTTCATCCAAAACTTTTAAAAACGTAAAAAAGTATTTTAAATACATATACAGCATCTCAATGTCCATTATACTAAATATCTCTAAAAGACTTGGTCTACCTGTACAAGCATCTCCTGTGTTCTCACAGATTTTATAAGAATGGAGAAAAGTGATAAATCAAAGCTAGGCAAAAGAGTTGCCTCTGCTAAAAGTATTGCAACAGACATGATACCAAGTAGAACAGCCAAGCCTTTCTCAACTTGTTTCCTTAAAATGCATCTCCAGCAAAATTCTGTGAAGAAGTACCATTTATTTAGAAGCCTGGGTCCAATGCCTCTAACCAAAATAGGAAATcataaaagaaaggaaaatgtaGACCTATCCTTGCACGATCAAACAATGCAATATTAAAGTAGCAAGGAACTAATTGAGAAAGGTAACACAGAAGTCAGATGAAATTCAAGAAACTTTTAAGCCAAAAGCAACATATGCATGAGGAAATTAGATTGACTTCCACCATTTGTCAATACTATATTCAGAATCTCTCAATTAAAAACCTAGGAATGTcaatttaattttctaatttCTATATACATATATGCAACTTTTAaccacaaaataaaaaaaacgtaAAATAGAGTTAATATTGAGGTCTCTTTACATAGGAAGCAACTGAGCTAGTAGGGTACGTAGAATtatatttttcataaatatCTTAATACAGAGAAAGGATAAAATGTTCATGAGGCATTGTGGAAAACTAATAGGTTCTAGCActaaagaaaaaaggaaagctGATATTATTGAGTTTCTGCCAATTTCCAATTACAAATTATCCCAAAATATGTAATCCTC contains:
- the LOC130726963 gene encoding uncharacterized protein LOC130726963 isoform X2, which translates into the protein MMHRSWTGSLLGFAMACSNTFGLVTGAFLLGFGLSEIPKSIWRNAEWTTRQKVLSHKISQMAVKLDDAHQELSNAIVVAQATSKQMSKRDPLRRYMDVIDDMLAQMFREDPSFKPQGGQLGENDMDYDTDEKSMATLRRHLRKAREEYYRYKSEYMTYVLEALELEDTMNNYERRKSTGWEYNSSIRPARTGKLGSVFDTLEFCWRCILRKQVEKGLAVLLGIMSVAILLAEATLLPSFDLSLFSILIKSVRTQEMLVQVFAFVPLMYMCMCTYYSLFKIGMLMFYSLTPRQTSSVNLLMICSMVARYAPPVSYNFLNLIRLGSNKTTIFEKRMGNIDNAVPFFGDKFNKIYPLIMVTYTLLVASNFFDRVFDFLGSWKRYIFKTEDDDMDGLDPSGVIILQRERSWLEQGHKVGEQVVPLARNFNGVDIESANNLMERHVEMKTNSDVITEETNGLSKSSREETSRYGSSREAISNKYAAIREQGGPASKRKAEEKNVASANSVLDKGSNSGGAPSSGLASTWLNMKTGFQSFKANIGAKKFLPIRQIQESNVSCVSSSESLDEIFQRLKGTSLDQNTYNEED
- the LOC130726963 gene encoding uncharacterized protein LOC130726963 isoform X1, with protein sequence MWVFYLISLPLTTGMVLFTLRYFAGPDVPRYVLFTVGYTWFCSLSVIILVPADIWATMSSHSENGGISFFWSWSYWSTFLLTWAVVPLIQGFEDAGDFTVSERLKTSVHVNLVFYLIVGSIGLFGLVLLIMMHRSWTGSLLGFAMACSNTFGLVTGAFLLGFGLSEIPKSIWRNAEWTTRQKVLSHKISQMAVKLDDAHQELSNAIVVAQATSKQMSKRDPLRRYMDVIDDMLAQMFREDPSFKPQGGQLGENDMDYDTDEKSMATLRRHLRKAREEYYRYKSEYMTYVLEALELEDTMNNYERRKSTGWEYNSSIRPARTGKLGSVFDTLEFCWRCILRKQVEKGLAVLLGIMSVAILLAEATLLPSFDLSLFSILIKSVRTQEMLVQVFAFVPLMYMCMCTYYSLFKIGMLMFYSLTPRQTSSVNLLMICSMVARYAPPVSYNFLNLIRLGSNKTTIFEKRMGNIDNAVPFFGDKFNKIYPLIMVTYTLLVASNFFDRVFDFLGSWKRYIFKTEDDDMDGLDPSGVIILQRERSWLEQGHKVGEQVVPLARNFNGVDIESANNLMERHVEMKTNSDVITEETNGLSKSSREETSRYGSSREAISNKYAAIREQGGPASKRKAEEKNVASANSVLDKGSNSGGAPSSGLASTWLNMKTGFQSFKANIGAKKFLPIRQIQESNVSCVSSSESLDEIFQRLKGTSLDQNTYNEED